The following proteins are co-located in the Amphiprion ocellaris isolate individual 3 ecotype Okinawa chromosome 7, ASM2253959v1, whole genome shotgun sequence genome:
- the dlc gene encoding delta-like protein C: MARLFLPCLLLLVAAQTALSSGVFELKIDSFTSSRGICRFQSQDCQIFFRVCLKHSQHVINPEPPCTYGTALTEIFGADSNSISGSAPIRVPFHFKWPGTFSLIIEAWNAESSGLESTENQNNLISRLATRRKLMVGEEWSQDVGFGNQSELRYSYHVVCNEFYHGEACSAYCRPRNDTFGHYTCDDDGNRHCLEGWRGEYCSDPICAVGCSEEHGYCESPGECACRQGWQGEHCEECARHPGCLHGTCQQPWQCHCKEGWGGLYCDQDLNYCTNHKPCQNGASCTNTGQGSYTCTCRPGFTGKNCEIETNECDSNPCKNGGSCKDLENDYSCACPQGFYGKNCEISAMKCADGPCFNRGTCVEKSTGGYTCRCPATYTGSNCEKRVDRCSSNPCANGAQCLDLGNRVMCRCQPGFSGSRCETNIDDCSSNPCRNAGTCVDGVNDFSCTCTLGFTSKDCSVRTSACDQFPCDNGGTCFTHFTGPVCQCPPGFMGARCEYPVAASTAKPPRSDDSPPALIAAVALGLVTLSLLLCAAVHILRQLRRSRELAAIASSVKNDLETVNNRNAVIGGGGPNNGGLPGAPLGSLKEKEALLIPGGHLKVSNKDAALVDKGGDNVSMFKNKMADCNLAKEEQRLDKNKFDLKKCDSSIIVPPLSFAKDSLYHSVFIIPEQMEQCVFATEV; this comes from the exons ATGGCGCGTTTGTTCCTGCCGTGTCTCCTGCTGCTCGTAGCGGCGCAGACG GCCCTCTCCTCCGGGGTGTTCGAGCTGAAGATCGACTCCTTCACCAGCTCGCGCGGCATCTGTCGCTTCCAGTCGCAGGACTGCCAGATCTTTTTCCGCGTGTGCCTCAAGCACTCGCAGCACGTCATCAACCCGGAGCCGCCGTGCACGTACGGCACTGCGCTCACGGAGATCTTCGGCGCGGACTCCAACTCCATCTCCGGGAGCGCGCCCATCAGGGTGCCCTTTCACTTCAAGTGGCCG GGCACTTTCTCTCTGATCATTGAAGCCTGGAACGCCGAGTCTTCAGGTCTGGAGTCTACAG aGAACCAGAACAACCTGATCAGCCGCCTGGCGACCCGCCGGAAGCTCATGGTGGGGGAGGAGTGGTCCCAGGATGTGGGCTTTGGGAACCAGAGCGAGCTGCGCTACTCCTACCATGTGGTGTGCAACGAGTTCTACCACGGGGAGGCGTGTTCGGCCTACTGCCGGCCCCGAAACGACACCTTCGGACACTACACTTGTGACGACGACGGGAACCGGCACTGTCTGGAGGGCTGGAGGGGCGAGTACTGCTCGGACC CCATCTGTGCGGTGGGCTGCAGCGAGGAGCACGGCTACTGCGAGTCGCCCGGCGAGTGCGCATGTCGGCAGGGCTGGCAGGGCGAGCACTGCGAAGAATGCGCCCGCCACCCAGGCTGCCTGCACGGAACCTGCCAGCAGCCCTGGCAGTGCCACTGCAAGGAGGGCTGGGGAGGCCTGTACTGCGACCAAG ACCTGAACTACTGCACCAACCATAAGCCCTGCCAGAACGGGGCCTCCTGCACCAACACCGGTCAGGGCAGCTACACCTGCACCTGCCGGCCTGGGTTCACCGGCAAGAACTGCGAGATCGAGACCAACGAGTGCGACAGCAACCCCTGCAAGAACGGCGGCAGCTGCAAA GATCTGGAGAACGACTACTCGTGCGCCTGTCCTCAAGGCTTCTACGGGAAGAACTGCGAGATCAGCGCCATGAAATGTGCAGACGGGCCATGTTTCAACAGAGGAACATGCGTGGAAAAGTCCACTGGTGGCTACACCTGCAGATGTCCGGCCACCTACACCGGATCCAACTGTGAGAAGAGGGTCGACAGATGCAGCAGCAACCCCTGCGCTAACG GTGCTCAGTGTTTGGACCTCGGTAACCGGGTCATGTGCCGCTGCCAGCCGGGTTTCTCGGGTTCCCGTTGCGAGACCAACATCGACGACTGCTCCAGCAACCCGTGTCGCAACGCCGGCACCTGCGTGGACGGCGTCAATGACTTCAGCTGCACCTGCACCCTTGGCTTCACCAGCAAGGACTGCTCAGTGCGAACCAGCGCCTGCGACCAGTTCCCCTGCGACAACGGCGGGACCTGCTTCACCCACTTCACTGGGCCGGTGTGCCAGTGTCCGCCGGGCTTCATGGGCGCCCGCTGCGAGTACCCGGTCGCTGCATCGACGGCGAAACCGCCGAGGAGCGACGACTCCCCCCCTGCGCTGATCGCAGCCGTCGCTCTCGGTTTGGTGACGCTGTCGCTGCTGCTGTGCGCCGCCGTCCACATCCTGCGGCAGCTCCGGCGGAGTCGGGAGCTGGCGGCAATCGCCTCGTCAGTGAAGAACGACCTGGAGACGGTGAACAACCGCAACGCCGTGATTGGAGGAGGAGGGCCGAACAACGGTGGCTTACCTGGAGCGCCGCTGGGCAGCCTGAAGGAGAAGGAGGCGCTGCTCATCCCCGGAGGTCACCTCAAAGTGTCCAACAAGGATGCGGCGCTGGTGGACAAGGGCGGCGACAACGTGTccatgtttaaaaacaaaatggccGACTGCAACCTGGCAAAGGAGGAGCAGCGTCTGGACAAGAACAAGTTCGACCT TAAGAAATGTGACTCTTCCATCATCGTCCCTCCTCTCAGTTTTGCTAAGGACAGTCTGTATCACTCAGTGTTCATCATTCCGGAGCAGATGGAGCAGTGTGTGTTCGCTACTGAG